The Tribolium castaneum strain GA2 chromosome 3, icTriCast1.1, whole genome shotgun sequence sequence ATGagctaatttattaaattacgtCAAGTGATTACTTTTCAGACCGaacttgaattattttcaaggCTGAGCCGAGACACAAACGCAACAGTTTTGGCCTCTTtccaaaaatttgagaaatgCACATTCATTCCCAGCTAGCCAAACAGTTGAAATCGGACCTTTTAACAAATACCTACCTGCTCCCTTTCTTCCTCACATACGTGCCGACGTATTCAAGTGTCAGGGCCGCACAGCAGATGTGTTGGCTGTTAAACTAACTCTAAATATGACCGATTTTATTTCTCGGCCTATATACGCGAAAGCTTCATTCAAGTCGAAAGAAGCCCCACAATTAAGGCTCTGGAAGAACATTAAACTTATTGATCCCTTCACCCATTGTCGCGATATTACAAAACGGaacatattgaaaaccgaTGAATGATTAATTTGTTGGTCGACACAATAAACCTTAATCTACTTGACGATACACGGAAAAACAGAGCTTTCGTTCAACGTGCGTAACGAGTGTTCTGACCTGAATCACGACGcatttgtataaataaatcgCAAAGAACCTAACGATTTTTCTGGATATGGGGCTATCAGAATGCTGTAAAAATGCGCCATAAAGGGGAAAATTGACGGCATTTCTCGtgaaagtttgatttttcacaaACGCCAAACAGACATTGCATAAACAAAATGGGGAAAGCTCGACTTTTCCCGTTATTTGCCTTTTTGTTAAACGTAACTTGGAAAACTGCAAACagatcaaaattaaagtaagGAAGCAAAGAagagataaataattttgtagaGAACCCAAATGAAAAAGCTTTCTAATCAAAAATCCCTTAGGATTACTCTCTGGAGAGCAGAATTAAATAAGGTTTGAAAGAAAGAGCTTGCCTTAGAATATCAGCGCAAAGTTACAATATTccaatgtttataaatatgtACTCATCAGCTTTGATAACAAGCTCAGTCTGTTGTTAGTCCACAGCAGTTATCAGATAAAATAGTCGTAGGTTCAGAAAACcgtaaatttatcaaaatacgATCTCGTATCCGCTGATGTACAATTTAGTGGCGAAACGGCACGATTGAAATAATAAACCTTCCTAAACGATATGCGGTTTATACCTTGGTTATATTGTTATTGCCTTATTACCAAAGTTTAAGTAAATGAGGTCTAATTCCGAAACGGTTACATCGAACCTTTACTACCAATAAACTTTGCATTATTATGGTTATCTTGGAATAACCCACATCACGGATTTTGCCAGAGTGGtattatttgtttgaaaatttaaccGTGTAAAAAAGTTTAGCTTCGTTTAGCTCTTACATCATTTTTGAAAGGGAATTTACCACTTTGCAGGAGCGCTAACTAAAACGTCGGAAGCCTTTACATGATTGattaaataaaacctatttgttttttctataaacTTTCAATCACTTTGTCACTGTCAGAAGCGCTTCTGCAACAAACTAATATTCCAAAGAACAATCACCAGCCAATCATTTGAAAAGCAGCGGAAATTGGAATAAGAAGATTTTTTGTcgacaaattatttcaatacaATTGATTcccctaataattttttatcggTGTGCACGAACAGATTTGTTAACATTAGAAACAACGGCTCCAATTTTCCGTTGAGGAATAATTTACGTCAAGCAATTTTCCATCCAATCATCGCTGGGTTTGGTGTTTTAAAACTCAGGGGGAAATCTCATGAATATGGCGTGGTGggtaaattttattgaagCTTGATGTTTTCGACACTTTATGATTTAtgaattttctaatttttctacCTAATTGCGTATTTATACTAAAAACAGAGGACACTTTTATAGTTTGCCTGTCGTTCATGAACGTAAAGTCTTGGCACGGAAAGCACCGACGAATCGCTTCCACCGCAAAACTgagacaaaattaaatattcaggGATAAATAACAAAGAAAATGTCCCCAACAAGGAACAAAGACGTACTGAATactgtttaattaaataattaaagacaCAGGAATGTTGTAATTTCCTGATCGATTTCACACACACCACATTTAATTATCACCAAAAAAGACAAGTACGGCTTGGTACATTCTCATGCAATTCAcccaaataaatgaaaatggaTCCGCTGAATAGATTTGATTCGCGCGTCTGATATTACATAGCTATATCTGACCTACTGTTCAACGAAATTCCATTGTGCATTGAAGGTATGTGCCACGAAGTACAAATTTAACAGCACAAATACTTGATAgcgcaaaataattttggaataTTTGTTCCCTCCAATAAAACCTTACAAAGAACGATAAACGCGACgctaaatttagtttaacgCAGGTAAACACAAATACAGCTTTTGTGGCCATGCAGATCCAATGAATAAAAACAGCAAAGCAGCTTCCGTGAAACCTGACCGTAAGTCGTaagatttttaaaaccaaatcGTCAGTAAACAACTTCATTGAATAAAGGATGTTCAATTGATCTAATTGATCGTGGCATTGCATTCATGTTCCGCACGCAGACTGAAACCCGAAACTTGGAAAAGAAGTTGagtaataattgaaaaatcaatttcaCCGGCATGTAATTTGTCCGATGAAAAATTGATTCGGGTAAAGTAAATAAAGCTCCTGACAGAAAGGTAACTTTCACATTACTCCGCCATAACTATTCATTTTCGAAGCGCTGAAACTGTAAGCTCGCTAGTGTTGTAAAGGGCTGAAAACAACGATTGAAAAGTTAAATGAACGTTGCAAAGCAAGTAATAATCGTAGCGAGAATTGGATCGAGTGTTGCTAAATGTGAATGTTTTGACCTCGAAATGTACTCTTTTCACGTAGAGATTACcttatttttcgaaaagtttaaaaactatTCCGAACAACTTTTGACCGAAAAACTATCTCTTAGTTAACATTTTCATCGTTCATAAATCCCAagcactaaaaaaatcatcggTTTAATGAATATTGTATAATTTATCGCATCGTTTACACTTTACGAGGGTGAAAGTTGCAGTTTTTAAAAGCttctgttaattatttttaatttaattttggtgaaacaCTTGACCGCTTAATTGACCTAGTGATAATGCAGATTTAGTTGGATCTGTTTCCTGTCAGGCTGTTGAAACCACATTTGTGTGTTAGTTCCATCATTTTGTACTGATAGAATGTTGATAATATTGATTCTAattacttattaatttaaattgcttTGGCTAATCAATAATCATTATCCCACAAATATCTGTAAATttggttgttttatttatcagAGAGAGAAAATATGAGCGTTTCAACTTTGAATATTGTACTGTTCCAGAAATAGAACTGAATTAGTTAAAGTTAGATGTTATATTTCTGAGAAAGTACAGTTTAAATGATGTACGTAAATAAATggtcaaatatttttaaatatttgtctaCTTTCTGCAATAGCAACTTCCAGTTAatgtttttacgaaaaaaaaacacgattaAATGCTTCTAATTATTGTACTAATGTATCATTCATTTGGGTAATTCATCACTACTAAATATACAACAtaggttattattattataatatcaTTAGTCATTACTCGTTAGAGTTCATTTTAGCGTACGAAACTCCGTGGGGATTTAATCTAAATccattacaatttaatttattcagaaATGATCTTATCGAAAGCCACATTTACAAAGTTTCGTCATTACTGATGATTTAAAAAGAAACTAGTGTCAATACCTAATCGGAATAAAGGTCAAAGTCGTCTATATGGTGTATGAACAAAGTAATTTAACTGTATattatgcaaatatttattatttacaaagttATCTGTTCTATTTAATAACATATTTACAGAACTCtctaattaactaattactCAGTAATTCACACAACCCTGTCGCATTCGatcacaaatttaattctaaaaactTCAAACAACATTCATATCGTACATGAAATTATATTctgtttgacattttttttaaatatacctAATCAAACCTAATTTTTGCTGTGGAATATAATATATGACAACCTTCAAGCACTCAAAGAACGGAAATCGTGAAGACATCAAAAAGAAAAGTCTAACATATTTGCTTATAACTTTACAATAACATAACATTCTTCGCAATTAGGTATACCTACCCATTTTACTATAGCTTCTTCTATAAAGAAATCTAAAAGCTAGAGTTTTCTTGGTTTTATCGAGAGATTCCTCGGAGCcatcatttttaaaacaaatagttGCAGAAATCAATAGCAAGACAAAAAAGCTTGAACATGGAGTGCATTCTAAAAATACATTCGGTAGTGGCTAATGCATCGAAATAAAGCCTCTAATAGCATTGGCAGTTAATTTATGTTAAACATTCATCAAAACGAGCTTGAGCTTCTGCCAACAAAAACTCaaactttataatttcttCTATCCACCGAAAATTAAACGAAGCTTTGCTCACATAATTTTCGGAGGAGTGATTACGCCTAAAATACGGTCGTCATTAACGAAGTAATGAGATATACGTTTAATTGTTGGAAACTCACTTTGCTGGGATATCGATAAACATAAAACAGAAGTCAATCGAGTTTTTGtgtcattttattattcaattaGCCGTTTCATGGGTGGGAATAATTTATCCCTAAAGACATTTTCCTAGAATggtttcattaatttaattgtagtttttcgtTAGGCGGAATTAGGTATCGGGCACTTTCAGCAATCAAACATCTTTGGAAATTACATTCCTGGCGAATTTTACCAGGTATTGAAGTTAATGCGAACTTGTGCTCCCAAAGTTTGCCGTTattaatttgataatttgtCACTATTGTTAGGTAGACTTTTAATTAGTTCGCAAACTAGAGATACTAATTTATTTGCCTCCCCCATTTGTAAGGGACGCGGGCTTGGCAAGCAAATacgaattatttcaaaaatcttgACATACATATTTTATTGGGTAATCATCTGCATTCgttgtttaaaaaagtccACCAGATATAAAAATAGAGCAAATCATGGTCCAACATACTGCGGCACAGATAGCCCATTGTTTATTTACACAAATCCACTAATTATAGACTCAATGCGAAGCGAATTTCgcattcaattaaaaattaaacctcgTCATAACATTTATTGCTGCAGTTAAATGATAAATATTAGAGTAAAAACTTGAAACAGCATCCATTCTCTTGCCAGTTTACAACCATATAGTGCTTGAAATGACCCagacatttaatttattaagacttTCTGCTTTTACGTTCGTGGAGATGTGTTAGGTAGCACCAACTTTTATGACATCCACCGCACTTGTTTCCGGATTAACGATAGCTCCTCATTGCAGCTTTCAACtttgttatttcaaaaaataaatagaaatgtTAAGTTGGAAGTACTTTGTGTTGAAATATGGCACACGAAACTCTTTGTTGTTTTGCTTTTGACACATTTTATTCCATGTGCATAAAGCTTAATTCATAATATGCGAggcttcaaaaatatttttatacaatgCTGAATATGCGACCTAAACACGAAGAATAAATCAGGAatgtatgtatttatttttaagaatggGCAACCTTCGCCTATCGACTTCCCTCGGGGTTGTCGTTGGGTATCACACGTAATCAACACATTTACCGGAGTGATAAGATTTCACGGTTCATTAAAATGGCTTTCCAGATATCCGGAATAATACCGCCAAAATCACATAACTCGGACTCTAATTTGCTGTTTACCAATTACCACAAATTGGAATCTATGGTTGGGCCCTTTTGTTTGGACGTGATGATAATTTTTACGGGGCCGGAACGGccgtatattttttaaacgagaGTTTGTTGCTTTGGAGGCATATTTCAGACTTGACCTAGCCAGGATTCCGTGCACAAATGGGCTAAAtatattcattaaatttaattaagctaCATAATTTGGCGGAGTAAGTAACCCTAAAAGTGTTTAATGCAAGGCAATGATTTATTCattttcgttttaaaatgcCATCACTGTTTAATTAGGCTCCCCCATTTGTTGGCTTAGCAGTCATGAAAATAATTCCTCGGAATTTTGAATGAGTCCCGTAAAACAGGTAATAATTCCAAAATCAATGTAACATGCTATGTTCCAACAACGCGTTAAAAGAGCATGCACGCGAACAAAAGAAGCTCTTCCAGCATTTTATTTCCCCTTTTCGACCAAACTCATATAACCACAATCATAAAATTGTAGCAAACACCTCGAAATTGCCACTGTTTTTTACACACGTGTTGCATCGTCGTAATTATAAATGGCCCGAGTGTGacatttttcttgattttttttcaaagttggaCCCAAGGGGTGGCTCGGGACAAGTCGAAGCGGAGAAGTTAAAACACTCGCTCTCAAGCGTGTTTTTAGCATTGAATAAAACCCAAATGAAATGCTCGAGCAAATGATTATGAATTTGTGCCACTTATTTATCATTAATGgaataaaaaacactttagaTTTGGATTAAAGTTGAATTTATCCTCTCATGTGCATTGTGGCGATCAATAAACAGGGTCGTCGACCGGATCGGGAGAGTTACTTGTCTTACTCAACTATTTCTTTGAAGCTTACCCGGCAACCTATTTAGGTTTGTTGTATGCTTTCAGCAAAGCTGCATGTTATATCGGAcaagataaataaattccTACAGAGCATACATCCGAACAAATCCTCTACAGAAAGGCTTAAATGCAGTTGTTAGAATTTTACTGAAAGCTCAGTTTTATTTGAACTAAAGTTCAACTCCAAACCCACatatttgattaattaagAAGGGCCATAGATCTGGACATTTATGGGTAACCCAAACGTCGGTGTTATTGCAGTGGCGTACGTCAATGACCTACTTATGAAAAGCTTGCCTGTCTCCGTTACTGATATCGATCCCCTTACACTCACCCGTAATAGTGACTACcctttcatttttatattttatgtgCGATTTCGAACTTCGCATAAACCTTTTGTTTGAAATGTTACCGACTTAAGGACTCCATTGATTCATTGATAACAAAAACGAAAAGGCAACCACAGtcaaaaagatttatttatgtgGGCTTCGTTCGAAAATAACCACATCTGGTTcgattttaaaatgaaacgaagCTTTCATTATAGAAAATCAATGCTAAATAATGCACCGTCCTAACATTTGGCTtccatattttaattttaacgtAATTTTACCTCGCAGGAAAACGTGAAAACAAGTTATGGAAATAACAGCggttaattatttcaaacatgATTTAAGCAAgttaagttaattaaaatcttttgcaaagccaaaaattaatgttGTTTACTTCGTAGAAATTTATACATAAGCCATCGGAATAAAAAATACCTTTGTGCTTGTGACCTCAAACTCatattctaaaaaagtatttctGTTCTTCCTAACTGTTCGAATAATTATGCTAATACGTTGATAgtgttgtttattttattttattttctacgaTTTGTAAGTGTTTTCTTATAGTATGAGAAGTGGAAAAGTAGgattgtgttaatttttcagaaacaaGCAATGCTGGTTCGGCAGCTGGAAGAGGAGTTGAGGATGCGGATGCGTGGTCCAAGCATAGAGATGCAGCAGCAGATGGAAGCGTTGTACCAAGAGAATGAGCATTTAACTAGAGAGATAGCCATCCTGCGCGATACCATAAAGGTAAAGTCAgtgtggtggtggtggtgagAAATGTAATGGCTTTGTGTGGGCTAGGAGTTGGAGCTTCGGATTGAGACACAAAAGCAGACTCTGCAAGCTCGCGATGAGAGCATCAAGAAGCTTCTGGAGATGCTCCAGAACAAGGGAATGGGTGAGTGGTTTTCGTGTGTATTCTCTCGCTGCTTGTCCCTGCACACTCTGTTTCTTTGATCTTCTGAGGGCGGCGTTCGGGGAGGTCTTAGGTAGTTACAGTGCGAAACACTTAGCATTGCACATAGCCGGAGAGGTGTCTGCCTGAAAGCGGTAGAGGTAGTTGGACTAATCGTTCGGGTGTTGGCTCTGTTCCAGGTAAAGAGGAGGAGAGGCAGATGTTCCAGCAAATGCAGGCCATGGCCCAAAAGCAGGTGCTTATCACTCATTGTAATTAGTAAGACACATCTTGTCGAGTGAGTGTGTGTGATTGTATTTAGTCGTAACTCATCTGGCACATAATCAAGATATACCTCAGATTCATTAAGCATGTTTGGTGTTCCCATATGGCTGTATCATACCACACCTAGCCAAACGAGGAGGTTCCACTGCCCTAGGTCGTGGTGCATGTGAAAGCTTTCTTTGACTAACAAACAGGTGGTGGTCTTGATCATGTGTCGGTAACGGTGGGTGGTAAAGCGAGCGAGCGAGCGGTCGGCAGCACAGGCTTGTGACCGCTGCTTCCCTGTGCAGGAGCTTCAAGCGGCCAACGAGACGTTGCGCGTGCTGCAATCGCAGCTGGAGCTGGTGCCCTCGCCCTCCAGCAGCACGGTCAGACTGCTCCTGGATACGAAAAACGCTAGAATAGCGACTTTGGAGCGCGAGGTCAACTTGCTGGAAAGCGAGGTGGAGCGGCTGGGCGGGGGCACCCAACCTCCCCTTCCGTCGAGTACCGCGGACATTCCTCAGGCTCTTCCTATTAAGCGACAAGTAAGTTTTCTGTTAAACGATGTGCAGATCGGGAAGGATGGCGCCGTTATTGGTAGACTGTAACTAGCTGTAAAGACTCTCCGGCCGCTTGGCGCTGAGTTCAGTTTTACCACCTCACTGTCTCTCGGCACGCATGTGTCCCGCATGGATAGTGCATGCCTCCGCTCATGTGTGCAGCTGGACGAGTTCCGGGTGGAGATCCAACGACGTGACCAGGAGATCCTCGCCATGGGAGCCAAAATGAAAACACTTGAGGAACAACACCAAGACTACCAGCGCCATATCGCTGTCCTCAAGGAGTCGCTATGCGCTAAAGAGGAACACTACAACATGCTCCAAACCGATGTCGAGGAACTCCGGCAACGACTCGAAGAAAAAAACAGACACATCGAAAAGAAAACCCAACAGCACCAACAGGAACGCGCTCGGGCCGCCGCCGAAATTGCTGAACTAAGAGAACACATGGACATCAAAGACCGCAAAATCAACGTCCTTCAAAGAAAGGTAATCCAACAACATCAAAACTCAAAccaatacaatatttttgggAATTCAACCCAAACCACCAAAGTGTATCTAccgttattatatttttgattttctcataatttttgttaaaatattgtGTGTGTGTCGGTGTAGTGCATTTAAAACAACCCCCTCCTAACAACCACTTGAACAATAACAGGTCGAAAACCTCGAAGACCTCcttaaagaaaaagacaacCAAGTCGATATGGCCAGAGCCAGGCTTTCGGCAATGCAAGCCCATCATTGCTCTTCCGAAGGTGCATTATCATCTCTCGAAGAGGCAATCGGTGACAAGGAAAAGCAAATGAATCAATTACGCGAACAGCGAGATCGCGCCGAACAAGAAAAGCAAGAAGAGCGCGAACTCCACGAACGCGAAATAGCCgaatacaaaatgaaaatccACGCTCTAAACAGCGAAGTAGAGAAACTCAGCGCCCGCCTCGAGCGGGCACAAACCGACCGCGACCGCCTCGAATCCAAACTGGAAAGCTCTCAGTCGGAATTGGGCAAATCAAAGGCCGAACTCGACAAAGCAACGATAGAAGTAGGTCGCAGCGGCGCCGACTGGGAGCAAGCCCGCCAGCGTTTGGCGCGTTTAGAGCTGGAAAACGAACGGCTGAGACAGGATAACGAGAGGCTCAGACAGGATGCGGACCGGTCGCAAATCACATTTGGCAGAAATACGTTCAGCAGCTCCCACGAGCTGGACCGAGCGCAGGAACGCGTCGATAAGACGTCCTCGGACTTGAGGAGATGCCAGGCCGAGTTAAGAGTGACGCAAGCCGACGCTGAGAGAGCCCGAGCTGAAGCTTCAGCCCTGCAGGACAAGCTGGAAAAGTCGCAGGGGGAAGTGTACCGCCTCAAGGCGCGCCTAGAGAATTCCCATCAGGAACAAGACAGCCTTCGCGAGGAGCTCGAGAGAGCTCAATCGACTACCGCCAGATTGCACGCAGACAAGGACAAAGCGTATGCAGAATTGGAGAAGGCTCGAGAGGAATTGGAGCGTGTACAGGCGACCTTGGGAAAGGCTCAATTACAACAAGACAAATTACAGAACGCTCTAGACAAAGCACAGACAGAGGTCGACAAGTTGCAAGAAAGGTTAGACAAGTCAGCTGGGGAGACCAGAAGAGTATGTTGCGGGAATTGCACTTTGAGGTACTTAAAGCTCGCCGTGTTTTAGATACAACTGGAGAAGGAAAAGCTAGGATACGATTTAGAGAATATCCAGTCGCAGTTGGACAAGGCTCTAGGCCAGTCTGCTCGCATTCAGAAAGAAAGGGAAACCGCCCAACTAGAAGCAGATCGTCTTAGAGATAAGTGTGAAAAATGTCAGGTAGGTTTTGTTTGTGCATATCTGAGTTATTATTCCACTGTCAAGTTATTTTTCAGATGGCTTTAACACGTCTCCAGAAAGAGAAAGACGCCTATCAAGATGATTACGAAAAACTCAAGGAAAAGGttgaaatgcaattaaatcaaatcaataaaattcaaaGAGAACGATCCGACATAGAACACGAATTAGACGTAATCAAAGAAAGATGGGAGAAAGGACATATCCtccaacaaaaattacaaatggaAAGAGACGAAGCATTTACAGAAATCGATattttgaaagagaaattagaaaaagcCATATATGCCTCACAAAAGGCAATAGACGATCGAGAAAATATGCataaagaatttgaaaaagtcTTGGAGAAATACGATAGGTCGGGGAGGTAAACGCATTGTTATATTTACTGTactgtttgtttgttttaggtCCCAAAGTGATCTCTACAggattcaaaataaattagataCAGTGCAAGCTGAAAAAGACCGATTAGAATTAGAAGtcgaaaaacaacaattactGGCAACGAAAACACGCGAGGACCAACGTAAAGTACAAGACGAATTACAGAGAACTCAGGAATTGTACGATCGAGCGTCGATTCAGTTAAGCCGAACGAAAGAATTGGAAGAAAAGTCTAAAGAAGAGCTGCAGCGTATGGGCATGGATTTGGAAATGGTCCGCGACAGATACGAAAAATGTCAAATGGAGCTTCGGAGATTACAAAGCGAAAAAGAAAAGTTCCAATCAGAGAACGAAAGACTTCAATACGAGCTCGAACGCGTGCACGCACAAAGCGGCAAAGCACAAGCCGCTTACGAAAAGAGTCAGGAAGAAATCGCAAGATTGCAAGTCGAAGTTGAAAAAGCGCACGACAAGCATGACAAACTGCAAAACGAATTCCGTAAAATTGTTGCCGAGTATGACGCCTTACGGGAGACCAACACTGGTCCCACGAGTAGATACTCGAAATATGACCGAGATGACAGAACGAAGGAGGAAAATGATAGATTACGGGCCGAGGTCGAGAGGCTGAGAGAGAGATTAGACAAGACTCTAACTGATTTGGACAGATCTAGGAAAGACTTAGCTTTGGCCGAAAGCACGCGAACTAAATACAGTTACGAGCAGGAGAAGGAACGCTCTGTCGAATTGGATCGACTCAGAGACGAATTACAGAGGACTATGGGCAATAACCAACAGCTCGAAACTAAATTACACGAAGTTACGATGCAACTGGACCTGGCGAGGCAAGAAGTGGCGAAGGTGTCAGGTGGACAAGACAAACAGCGACATGAGCTGGAGCGTGCGATGATCGAATGCGAGAAACTCCGAGACAGACATGACAAGCTCAAGatgcaaattgaaaaatatgagaaaGAGAATGAGAAATTACGGCTGGAGTTGGCTCAAGCCGAGCGGCGGCAGACGCTTGCTGCTGACAAAGTGAGGAACGACGAGCGATTAGAAATTGAACGTCTTAAAGAGAAACTCGAGAAAGCTATCCAGGCTAGAGACGCCACTGAACTGGAAGCCGGCAGATTGGCACAAGAATTGGAAAAGTCGCAGATGCATCTGGCCAAGGCTTTGGAAACTAACGAAGCAACGAAGATTGAATTCGAACGTATGGCGAACGAATTAGCCCGCATGCATGAACGAATCGAAAGAGACAAGCTGGATTGGAAGACAATGGAGCAAGAACGTGACGTGTTACGAGCCGAACTGCAACAAGTGCGAAGCGGACTTGACACTCAAAGACGCACCATGGATCACCGAACACAAGAAACAATCGTCAAACTCCAACAAGAGCTGGCTCAAGCGTCCCGAGAGAAGGAAAAAATGGCCTCGCTCCTAGAAAAACAAGGCCGACAAGGCGACTCCATCGAGAAACAAATAATCAAATACGAAGCGGACATTAAACAATTAACCATGGAACGAGACCAATTAGTAATACAATTAGAAAAATCGCAAGACATGTTAATGAACTTCCAGCAAGAACTCAACCAGAGTGAAGCGGAACTGGAGAAGCACAAAGCAGAAGTGGCCCGACTTAAAGCCGAACAGAAGAAGATGTCGCAAGACGTGGAGCGTGGAACCAAGGAAATCATCGAAAATCGGGACCGGGAGATCACAAAACTGCGCCAAGAACTGGCGTCGGTGCAAAAAGAACGCGATAACCACAGACAACGTGCAGAGAAAGCTGAGAAACGATTACAAGAGTCTGGAGCTCGTGGCGATTCTGAATTGGAACAGTGGCGCAAAGTTGTCGAACAGGAAACCAACAGAGCCGACCAAGCGGAGAAAACTGCCCAAGATTTGCAAAAACGTATTCAAGTTATGGAAAAACAACTGCAACAGCAGTTACAACAAATGGCCCAGTACCAGAAAGAACGAGGTATCCAACCACCTCCCCAGGATGATAAGGAACTTAACAGGCTGCGCAAAGAACTGGAGAAGGCCCAAATGGAAATCAAAAATAGCAGCACGGAAAAAGAACGGTTACAATCACAACTTGAAATGCTTGTGCAAGAATTGGAAAGAAACCAGGTTggtaaaatttgcaaacaaagTTTTTGTAGCCgaatatattatttaaaattttatttctttcttaaattgttgttttattttaacatgtTATTGTCCAACTAACGGAAacctttttccttttttttaaataatctttttaacaataattttaaggAAGCGGTTGCAATTTTAGCTCGAACTTCACGAAACTACGAAGAAGATGCAAAGCATGGGTGCGCAGAGAGGCGCTGAAGACGTGTCAGCACAAAGGAGACAACTGGAGGAAGAAAGAAAACGGTTTGAGGAACACAGAAAACAAGTCGAGGAGCAAAGGAAAGCCGTGGAAAGTAAGCAGAGACAGATAGAAGAAAAGGAAAGAGCGTTTGCCGAGGTTGACAAACAATTAAAGAAGAGGAAAGAACAAA is a genomic window containing:
- the brp gene encoding myosin-10 isoform X4, giving the protein MRASRSFWRCSRTREWELQAANETLRVLQSQLELVPSPSSSTVRLLLDTKNARIATLEREVNLLESEVERLGGGTQPPLPSSTADIPQALPIKRQLDEFRVEIQRRDQEILAMGAKMKTLEEQHQDYQRHIAVLKESLCAKEEHYNMLQTDVEELRQRLEEKNRHIEKKTQQHQQERARAAAEIAELREHMDIKDRKINVLQRKVENLEDLLKEKDNQVDMARARLSAMQAHHCSSEGALSSLEEAIGDKEKQMNQLREQRDRAEQEKQEERELHEREIAEYKMKIHALNSEVEKLSARLERAQTDRDRLESKLESSQSELGKSKAELDKATIEVGRSGADWEQARQRLARLELENERLRQDNERLRQDADRSQITFGRNTFSSSHELDRAQERVDKTSSDLRRCQAELRVTQADAERARAEASALQDKLEKSQGEVYRLKARLENSHQEQDSLREELERAQSTTARLHADKDKAYAELEKAREELERVQATLGKAQLQQDKLQNALDKAQTEVDKLQERLDKSAGETRRIQLEKEKLGYDLENIQSQLDKALGQSARIQKERETAQLEADRLRDKCEKCQMALTRLQKEKDAYQDDYEKLKEKVEMQLNQINKIQRERSDIEHELDVIKERWEKGHILQQKLQMERDEAFTEIDILKEKLEKAIYASQKAIDDRENMHKEFEKVLEKYDRSQSDLYRIQNKLDTVQAEKDRLELEVEKQQLLATKTREDQRKVQDELQRTQELYDRASIQLSRTKELEEKSKEELQRMGMDLEMVRDRYEKCQMELRRLQSEKEKFQSENERLQYELERVHAQSGKAQAAYEKSQEEIARLQVEVEKAHDKHDKLQNEFRKIVAEYDALRETNTGPTSRYSKYDRDDRTKEENDRLRAEVERLRERLDKTLTDLDRSRKDLALAESTRTKYSYEQEKERSVELDRLRDELQRTMGNNQQLETKLHEVTMQLDLARQEVAKVSGGQDKQRHELERAMIECEKLRDRHDKLKMQIEKYEKENEKLRLELAQAERRQTLAADKVRNDERLEIERLKEKLEKAIQARDATELEAGRLAQELEKSQMHLAKALETNEATKIEFERMANELARMHERIERDKLDWKTMEQERDVLRAELQQVRSGLDTQRRTMDHRTQETIVKLQQELAQASREKEKMASLLEKQGRQGDSIEKQIIKYEADIKQLTMERDQLVIQLEKSQDMLMNFQQELNQSEAELEKHKAEVARLKAEQKKMSQDVERGTKEIIENRDREITKLRQELASVQKERDNHRQRAEKAEKRLQESGARGDSELEQWRKVVEQETNRADQAEKTAQDLQKRIQVMEKQLQQQLQQMAQYQKERGIQPPPQDDKELNRLRKELEKAQMEIKNSSTEKERLQSQLEMLVQELERNQLELHETTKKMQSMGAQRGAEDVSAQRRQLEEERKRFEEHRKQVEEQRKAVESKQRQIEEKERAFAEVDKQLKKRKEQMDQLEISLQKAGGSAAAAGELNKKLSEAEKNLEKAQEEAKRSAAEMERLLQLVQMSQEEQNAKEKQIMDLQQALKTAQAKLKSQQQVNAQLEEQRKKEEVNKEGDLVIFNLQEKDSELREELLSKQKYIVELEDTLDSYEQAMKEYKNEIKILETKLENKEVTINDLQNSCIKADDARRLQKEVDQKSNIILQLKGQLEGLEQSQLTTDGDFEDLARSSEEKDVRISELEEALRESMIISTKREAVLHQEESKRKQILEKVSKLEQRLLSLQSAQAMRCHACRPYVSRMTKLETKLSQLVAERKQHLQELAQMKREALESAISEKDAHLALLEMTGIRNARHADEADRLRTDKRRLVDRLKKETELSVSLNETDEDERSFYSLYEEDEAQKDSLDPT